One part of the Schistocerca piceifrons isolate TAMUIC-IGC-003096 chromosome 2, iqSchPice1.1, whole genome shotgun sequence genome encodes these proteins:
- the LOC124776234 gene encoding cuticle protein 21-like, whose product MACKLIVLAAFVAVARAGYLGAPAVYAPGAPLAARAYAAPVAYAAPALRAAPVAYAAPALRAAPLAVAPAVRAAPVAVAAPAAVAAEYDPNPQYSYAYNVQDALTGDSKTQQESRNGDVVQGSYSLVEPDGSIRTVDYTADPVNGFNAVVHKEAGAHPAPVVAKVAAPVAYAAPAVAKVAAPLAYGKAILG is encoded by the exons ATGGCCTGCAAG CTGATCGTCCTCGCCGCCTTCGTGGCCGTGGCCCGTGCCGGCTACCTGGGCGCCCCTGCCGTCTACGCCCCCGGCGCTCCTCTGGCTGCCCGCGCCTACGCCGCCCCCGTGGCGTATGCCGCCCCCGCTCTCCGTGCTGCCCCCGTGGCCTATGCCGCCCCTGCCCTGCGCGCCGCCCCCCTGGCCGTCGCCCCCGCCGTGAGGGCCgcccccgtcgccgtcgccgcccccgccgcaGTGGCCGCTGAGTACGACCCCAACCCCCAGTACAGCTACGCCTACAATGTGCAGGACGCCCTCACCGGTGACTCCAAGACCCAGCAGGAGAGCCGCAACGGTGACGTCGTCCAGGGCAGCTACAGCCTGGTCGAGCCTGACGGTTCCATCCGCACCGTCGACTACACCGCCGACCCCGTCAACGGCTTCAACGCCGTCGTGCACAAGGAGGCCGGCGCCCACCCCGCCCCCGTCGTCGCCAAGGTGGCCGCCCCCGTCGCCTATGCCGCCCCCGCCGTCGCTAAGGTCGCTGCTCCCCTCGCCTATGGAAAGGCCATCCTGGGTTAA